The following coding sequences lie in one Rutidosis leptorrhynchoides isolate AG116_Rl617_1_P2 chromosome 4, CSIRO_AGI_Rlap_v1, whole genome shotgun sequence genomic window:
- the LOC139841067 gene encoding F-box/kelch-repeat protein At3g23880-like, giving the protein MDVVREILSRLDVLDVLRCKSICKSWYNLISTNCVVKAHLKHSYIFVVEDILARLDVKDVSRCKCICKLWYKLISSNYFAKAHLKSSYNNNREHGYLRIQLHRMINNYTELPYCMMVGSCDGLVCISPIDGKLLVTNPSTREVRKLPNLPYNSRFNVCWGFGYDFSTDDYKVVVGFNESEHHMRFQVLSLKSNQWKIIGEIDTLTYYTLIPGSGVLYDGALHWLVYDTKEKKTVLLSFDLSLEKFKEIPQPCDYPNTLGTFEECLCIVGPYNSISNSRDTWVMNKYGCWQMLPCDYKGDKYADATTVYLLHVVKDHTWRLRYGDKENVDMSWQRLGIYGTPIQNLFSGGHEDKKAGSSTAVNVSSSKGLFQRLYWRTVDKSHLHRAL; this is encoded by the exons aTGGATGTGGTTCGGGAGATACTTTCAAGATTGGATGTGCTAGATGTCCTCCGATGCAAGAGCATATGTAAATCATGGTATAATTTAATATCAACTAATTGCGTCGTTAAAGCTCATCTCAAACATAGTTACATATTTGTGGTTGAGGATATACTTGCAAGATTGGATGTAAAAGATGTTTCTCGATGCAAGTGTATTTGTAAGTTATGGTATAAGTTAATATCATCTAATTATTTTGCTAAAGCTCATCTTAAAAGTAGCTATAATAACAATCGCGAACATGGATATTTAAGAATCCAATTACATCGGATGATCAATAATTACACTGAATTGCCTTATTGTATGATGGTTGGCTCATGTGATGGGCTTGTTTGCATCTCTCCTATTGATGGCAAGTTATTAGTAACTAATCCTTCCACTCGAGAGGTTAGAAAACTGCCAAACCTTCCTTACAATAGCAGGTTCAATGTGTGTTGGGGTTTTGGTTATGATTTTTCTACCGATGATTACAAGGTTGTTGTCGGATTTAATGAATCTGAGCATCATATGCGCtttcaagtattatctttaaaatcaaATCAATGGAAAATCATTGGAGAAATAGATACTTTAACTTATTATACTCTTATTCCTGGTAGTGGTGTTTTATACGATGGGGCGCTTCATTGGCTTGTGTATGATACAAAGGAGAAGAAGACAGTTCTTCTTTCATTTGATTTATCTCTAGAGAAATTCAAAGAAATTCCCCAACCATGTGATTATCCAAACACACTAGGGACATTTGAAGAATGTTTATGCATAGTTGGTCCATATAATTCTATCTCTAATAGCCGTGACACATGGGTGATGAATAAATACGGTTGTTGGCAAATGCTCCCATGTGATTACAAAGGTGATAAGTATGCTGATGCCACTACTGTTTACTTACTCCATGTTGTTAAAGATCACACTTGGCGTTTACGTTATGGTGATAAAGAAAATGTAGATATGTCTTGGCAGAG ACTTGGAATATACGGGACTCCTATTCAAAATTTGTTCTCGGGTGGTCATGAAGATAAGAAGGCCGGTTCTTCGACTGCGGTTAATGTGTCGTCGAGCAAAGGTCTTTTTCAAAGATTGTATTGGCGGACCGTGGACAAATCCCACCTTCATCGGGCACTTTGA